One Salmo salar chromosome ssa01, Ssal_v3.1, whole genome shotgun sequence DNA window includes the following coding sequences:
- the lrsam1 gene encoding E3 ubiquitin-protein ligase LRSAM1, whose translation MPLFFRKRKPSEDSKKRLEYQLCLSKEVGAGDILDISACELTEVPTSAFSICKVLQKKVFILHGNQLKSMVPKGCCINFLVTLKVLDLHENMLTTLPDDIGQLASLQVLNIENNQIKALPDSIGDLRLLQTLNVKGNCLSQLPTSVGRMSSLRTLDLSENSVRELPRDLALARTLESLTLDAALMSYPPASVCTMGTEDIQRFLCTELGEEYCPSSQFLLPVLESDSGKQSPDNVDSLEVAWQSKFNDFEKRKEQKHQEKLAFERQLEEKQKEHHQLLLMNNSHKENILLSVRQEQERLELGVSVQQRFQEVERQRILGKVRQAETGIANRISNLLLDNKRQRKSAEFLQQLEQDRIRMEHLTAITQEETNSLRKREVAVAMQKMLSESCSMRLMQEASDSRRQSLVTEACRSLESQDRKFDQVLSLQQLDKSKAIACILQEEEMQKAAFQALQLQKDSVHGYIQQQIRLIEGELMQLTKLEVKRHNLDAENLQEVLWEQRSALSDLLQQLLKEKDQREVELRQVLQEMELKSDSNQQNYWLIQYQRLLDAKPLLLRMQEVGVESDLVSLLCKLSAQHYLPIMAHHRVTSEALRHMTTKDLRKLGINEMGIQKALLNWAREQPTAPSEGACKADPQEEEAVPSPSSLPSAPGETPTSTPPLTPVNPSAPSLIDGPGSSECVVCMETESQVIFLPCGHVCCCQMCSDALQTCPLCRSNIAQHLRIYHG comes from the exons ATGCCTCTGTTCTTCAGAAAGAGGAAGCCCAGTGAGGACTCCAAGAAGCGTCTGGAGTATCAGCTGTGCCTG TCTAAAGAAGTAGGGGCTGGTGACATTCTGGACATCTCCGCTTGTGAGCTCACAGAG GTTCCAACCAGTGCCTTCTCCATATGCAAGGTGCTACAGAAGAAG GTCTTCATTCTCCATGGAAACCAGCTGAAGTCCATGGTGCCCAAAGGCTGTTGCATCAACTTTCTGGTCACACTAAAG GTGTTGGATTTGCACGAGAACATGCTGACCACCCTCCCTGACGACATAGGGCAACTGGCATCCCTGCAG GTGCTGAATATAGAAAATAACCAGATCAAGGCCCTGCCGGACTCCATTGGGGATCTCAGACTTCTGCAGACCCTCAATGTGAAAG GTAATTGTCTAAGTCAGCTGCCTACCTCTGTGGGCCGTATGAGCAGCCTGCGCACACTTGACCTGAGTGAGAACAGTGTGAGGGAGTTACCCCGGGACCTGGCTCTGGCACGCActctagag AGCCTGACCCTGGACGCTGCTCTGATGTCCTACCCCCCTGCCTCGGTGTGCACCATGGGGACTGAGGACATCCAACGGTTCCTCTGCACTG AGCTGGGGGAGGAGTACTGCCCCTCGTCTCAGTTCCTGCTGCCCGTGCTGGAGAGTGACTCAGGGAAGCAGAGCCCGGACAATGTGGACAGCCTGGAGGTGGCCTGGCAG AGTAAGTTCAATGACTTTGAGAAGAGAAAG gagcagaAGCACCAGGAGAAACTGGCATTTGAGCGTCAGCTGGAAGAGAAGCAGAAGGAGCACCACCAGCTCCTCCTCATGAACAACTCCCACAAGGAGAacatcctgctgtctgtcagaCAG GAGCAGGAGCGTCTGGAGCTAGGCGTGTCAGTGCAGCAGAGGTTCCAGGAGGTTGAGAGGCAGAGGATTCTGGGTAAGGTCCGCCAGGCCGAGACGGGCATCGCTAACCGCATCAGCAACCTGCTACTGGACAACAAACG ACAAAGAAAAAGTGCAGAGTTTCTCCAACAGTTGGAGCAGGACCG GATACGGATGGAGCATCTGACGGCCATCACACAAGAAGAGACCAACTCActcaggaagagagaggtagcag tggCCATGCAGAAGATGTTGTCTGAGAGCTGCTCTATGCGTCTGATGCAGGAAGCCAGTGACTCACGCAGACAGAGTCTGGTCACTGAGGCCTGCAGGAG TCTGGAGAGTCAGGACAGGAAGTTCGATCAGGTGCTTTCGCTCCAGCAGCTAGACAAATCCAAAGCCATCGCTTGTATCCTAcaggag GAGGAGATGCAGAAGGCAGCCTTCCAGGCACTGCAGCTGCAGAAGGACAGTGTGCACGGCTACATCCAACAACAG ATCAGGCTAATAGAAGGAGAGTTAATGCAGCTGACTAAACTGGAGGTTAAGAGACACAATCTGGACGCTGAGAACCTGCAG GAGGTGCTGTGGGAGCAGCGATCGGCTCTCAGTGACCTGCTGCAGCAGCTGCTGAAGGAGAAGGACCAGAGAGAGGTGGAGCTGAGACAGGTCCTCCAGGAGATGGAGCTGAAGAGTGACTCCAACCAGCAGAACTACTGGCTGATCCAGTACCAGAGGCTGCTGGACGCCAAGCCTCTGTTGCTACGCATGCAG gagGTTGGTGTGGAGAGTGACCTTGTCAGTTTGCTATGTAAGCTGTCAGCCCAGCACTATCTCCCCATCATGGCCCACCACAGAGTCACTTCCGAGGCCCTGCGCCACATGACCACCAAAGACCTCCGCAAG CTGGGAATCAATGAGATGGGTATTCAGAAGGCTCTTCTCAACTGGGCCAGGGAGCAGCCCACCGCGCCTTCTGAAG ggGCCTGCAAGGCCGATCCACAGGAAGAGGAAGCTGTCCCGTCACCATCTTCTCTGCCCAGCGCCCCCGGCGAGACAcccacctccacccctccactgaCCCCCGTcaacccctcagcccccagcctcATAGACGGCCCGGGTAGCTCAGAGTGTGTGGTGTGCATGGAGACCGAG tctcaggTAATCTTCCTGCCCTGTGGCCACGTGTGCTGTTGCCAGATGTGCAGCGATGCCCTCCAGACCTGCCCCTTGTGTCGCAGCAACATCGCCCAGCACCTACGCATCTACCACGGCTAA
- the rpl12 gene encoding large ribosomal subunit protein uL11 (The RefSeq protein has 6 substitutions compared to this genomic sequence): MPPKFDPNETKVVYMRCTGGEVGATSALAPKIGPLGLFPKKVGDDIAKAPGDWKGLRITVKLTIVNRQAAIEVVPFASALIIKALKEPPRDRKKVKNIKHSGSVTFDEIVTVARTMRPRSIARELFGTIKEILGTAQFVGCTIDGRPPHDVIDDINSGKVECPFE; this comes from the exons ATGCCTCCCAAATTCGACCCCAATGAGACTAAAGTTG TGTACATGAGATGCACAGGAGGAGAAGTTGGCGCCACCTCAGCGCTGGCCCCAAAGATTGGACCCCTGGGTCTG TCTCCTAAGAAGGTTGGTGACGATATCGCCAAGGCCACCGGAGATTGGAAGGGCCTGAGGATAACTGTCAAGCTGACCATTGTGAACAGGCAGGCAGCG ATCGAGGTGGTGCCCTCTGCTTCAGCGTTGATCATCAAGGCCCTGAAGGAGCCCCCTCGTGACAGGAAGAAGGTGAAGAACA TCAAGCACAGCGGCAGTGTGACCTTTGACGAGATTGTGACAGTCGCCCGCACGATGAGGCCCCGCTCCATTGCCAGGGAGCTTTCTG GAACTATCAAGGAGATTCTGGGAACTGCCCAGTCTGTGGGTTGCACCATCGATGGCCGCCCTCCCCATGATGTCATTGACGACATCAACAGTGGCAAGGTGGAGTGCCCATCTGAGTAA
- the rpl12 gene encoding large ribosomal subunit protein uL11 isoform X1 — protein sequence MFLPPPKITVLSLAVYMRCTGGEVGATSALAPKIGPLGLSPKKVGDDIAKATGDWKGLRITVKLTIVNRQAAIEVVPSASALIIKALKEPPRDRKKVKNIKHSGSVTFDEIVTVARTMRPRSIARELSGTIKEILGTAQSVGCTIDGRPPHDVIDDINSGKVECPSE from the exons ATGTTtcttcccccccccaaaataaccgTTTTATCCCTTGCAGTGTACATGAGATGCACAGGAGGAGAAGTTGGCGCCACCTCAGCGCTGGCCCCAAAGATTGGACCCCTGGGTCTG TCTCCTAAGAAGGTTGGTGACGATATCGCCAAGGCCACCGGAGATTGGAAGGGCCTGAGGATAACTGTCAAGCTGACCATTGTGAACAGGCAGGCAGCG ATCGAGGTGGTGCCCTCTGCTTCAGCGTTGATCATCAAGGCCCTGAAGGAGCCCCCTCGTGACAGGAAGAAGGTGAAGAACA TCAAGCACAGCGGCAGTGTGACCTTTGACGAGATTGTGACAGTCGCCCGCACGATGAGGCCCCGCTCCATTGCCAGGGAGCTTTCTG GAACTATCAAGGAGATTCTGGGAACTGCCCAGTCTGTGGGTTGCACCATCGATGGCCGCCCTCCCCATGATGTCATTGACGACATCAACAGTGGCAAGGTGGAGTGCCCATCTGAGTAA
- the rpl12 gene encoding large ribosomal subunit protein uL11 isoform X2, whose translation MRCTGGEVGATSALAPKIGPLGLSPKKVGDDIAKATGDWKGLRITVKLTIVNRQAAIEVVPSASALIIKALKEPPRDRKKVKNIKHSGSVTFDEIVTVARTMRPRSIARELSGTIKEILGTAQSVGCTIDGRPPHDVIDDINSGKVECPSE comes from the exons ATGAGATGCACAGGAGGAGAAGTTGGCGCCACCTCAGCGCTGGCCCCAAAGATTGGACCCCTGGGTCTG TCTCCTAAGAAGGTTGGTGACGATATCGCCAAGGCCACCGGAGATTGGAAGGGCCTGAGGATAACTGTCAAGCTGACCATTGTGAACAGGCAGGCAGCG ATCGAGGTGGTGCCCTCTGCTTCAGCGTTGATCATCAAGGCCCTGAAGGAGCCCCCTCGTGACAGGAAGAAGGTGAAGAACA TCAAGCACAGCGGCAGTGTGACCTTTGACGAGATTGTGACAGTCGCCCGCACGATGAGGCCCCGCTCCATTGCCAGGGAGCTTTCTG GAACTATCAAGGAGATTCTGGGAACTGCCCAGTCTGTGGGTTGCACCATCGATGGCCGCCCTCCCCATGATGTCATTGACGACATCAACAGTGGCAAGGTGGAGTGCCCATCTGAGTAA